GCCCGAACCGACTCAAGCCGTTCGCCGGTCGCTTCGGCGATTCGCGTCATTGCTTCGGGCCAAGCGGCCGACGCTCGCTGGCCCATGGTGCCGATGAAACCCGAAGCCTCGTCGTTTGTGCCGGGTAAGCCGTAGTTGGGGTGCATGCTGTTTTTCTCCCGATGGGTGCGTGCGATGACCTTATTCACGCTCCGAGCAGGCCGGAAGCCAAGGGGTCTTGGCCTCCAACCTGATACCGATTGATCAACCGAGCCGTGCCACGTAGCGAGCGTAGTCCGCGCCCTCGAAGTTCACATACAGGACCGGGCGGTCGGGTGCGACCAGCTCGACGCACACCCAGGCGTTCCAGATCAGGCCGCCCTCGCGGGTCACCCATTCCCTGCGACGCATGAGATCGCCGGTGAACTCGTCGTATTCCTCAGCGGTCAGGTGCCGCGTCGAGGTAACGAAGATGCGCTGCGGCTCGCCGCCGCCCACGTCCTCAAGCGTCTGGGGCTTGCGCGTGAAGGGCAGCCGGATACCCAGTTCGTGCACCGCCACCTCTCTTCCGCACATGAACACCGTGCGTGGGGTGCGGGAGATGCGGATCGTTAGCTCTTGCAGGGAAACGTGCGTGTCCATGATTCTTCTTTTCCTTGGCGTCATCGAATTGATGCGGGTTGATTCAAAGCCGCCGTGCAGGGTGACGGCGTTCGGCTGCCGGCAGGTGGCCGATGACTCCCGCCAGGGCCGCGTTGAGCGGCCCTTCGCTTCAGGCAGCCAGAACTTCAGTCGTCTCACTCGCACCCGCTTCAACGATGCGGTAGACGCGCTTGCCGCCGTCTTCCTTAGCGGAGACCACCTGAAGGCCGAGGCGCTTGCGGAAGGTGCCGGAGAAGGTGCCGCGCACGGTGTGCGGCAGCCAGCCGGTCAGCGCCTGGATCTCTGCCACCGTGGCGCCGCTGGGGCGGCGCAGCAAGGCAATGACCTGCGCTTGCTTGCTGCCATCACGCGATGTGCGCGCTTTGCGCTCGGGTGCCGGTCGAGCGTCGGCCCAGCTGGCTTCGGCGGCCGCCACGTCCGCCTCCAGCGAGCTGTCCCCATCGAGCGCCGCTTCTTCTTGCGGCGCGGGTCGCTCTTGGCCGATGACCTGATAGCCCGCGTCGGTGACGGCGTGGCGATCCCCTTCCTGGTAGGCCCAGCCGCGGGCCACCAGGCCTTGCAGCACCTTCGCGCGGGCGCCACCCTTGACGCTGGCGGGGAACCACTCGATGCGGCCTTCGTTGTGCTCGGCCGCGTGGGTCAGGGTCTCGCGCTGGGTGGCGGTCAGGGTCGTTGCGTTCATGTTGTTCATCCTTTTGGGTTGGTTGGCGGTCGCTGTGCGACGCCGCTATGAACGCTCTTCTCGGGCCACGCAGCAACGGAAGAGTTGATGCGAGTTGATTCCGCAGGCCCAGTCCTGCCTGAGCACGATGGGACTTTCAATCCGGGCCTATGCGCGCCACCGCGGCGTCAGCGACACGGCGGTCCACAAGGCGATCCGCGCGGGCCGCATCACACCGCAGCCGGACGGCACCATCGATGCGGAGAAGGCGGACGCCGAGTGGGCGCAGAACACGGAGGAGCCGCGCGTCGGCACGCGGCAGCAAGCCCCTCGGGTGCAAAGCGACCTGGTGGAGCGCGGCGCTGCGTCAGCGGGTGGTACCTCGCTGCTGCAGGCCCGCACCGTCAACGAGGTCGTCAAAGCGCAGGCCAACAAGGTCCGGCTGGCCCGCCTCAAGGGCGAGCTGGTGGACCGCTCGCAGGCACTGGCCCACGTTTTCAAGCTGGCGCGTGCGGAGCGCGATGCCTGGCTCAACTGGCCCGGCCGGGTCTCGTCCGAGCTGGCGGCCCGGCTCGGCGTGGACCCGCACGAGATGC
This genomic stretch from Eleftheria terrae harbors:
- a CDS encoding DUF3489 domain-containing protein; this translates as MNATTLTATQRETLTHAAEHNEGRIEWFPASVKGGARAKVLQGLVARGWAYQEGDRHAVTDAGYQVIGQERPAPQEEAALDGDSSLEADVAAAEASWADARPAPERKARTSRDGSKQAQVIALLRRPSGATVAEIQALTGWLPHTVRGTFSGTFRKRLGLQVVSAKEDGGKRVYRIVEAGASETTEVLAA
- a CDS encoding elements of external origin, which encodes MGLSIRAYARHRGVSDTAVHKAIRAGRITPQPDGTIDAEKADAEWAQNTEEPRVGTRQQAPRVQSDLVERGAASAGGTSLLQARTVNEVVKAQANKVRLARLKGELVDRSQALAHVFKLARAERDAWLNWPGRVSSELAARLGVDPHEMHVALERAVREQLQELGEVEPRLDG